A section of the Phaseolus vulgaris cultivar G19833 chromosome 8, P. vulgaris v2.0, whole genome shotgun sequence genome encodes:
- the LOC137825284 gene encoding uncharacterized protein: MRILTLNVRGFESPVKWRYVKELIRKEGINMLCLQEVRMKNFSLNLCCKLWGDNDIDFLYSEPTDGSGGILMIWHKLFFQCTSNLINRRFIVLSGFSKEKNIPVVIVNVYSSCILQEKKQMWTELLEIRQREPCSSWCLLGDFNSIRNERERRGVSRVSGNKREMQGFNNFIDNMEMVDIPYIGRKYTWYRPNGKAKSRLDRFLVSFDWLQYWTGCKQYVTDRQVSDHCALVLKSNVADWGPKPFRFLDIWQDDKEFGNFVKSKWESYLVQGNEILVLKEKLKMLKSDLKGWNKDVFGHTDKLKLEILRKIQELDSRDDEGSLDENKIIERRELLSQLQDINERNESLLQQKSRTLWIK; this comes from the coding sequence ATGAGAATTCTTACTCTAAATGTGAGAGGGTTTGAGAGCCCTGTAAAGTGGAGGTATGTTAAGGAATTGATAAGAAAGGAAGGGATCAATATGTTGTGTTTGCAAGAAGTCAGAATGAAAAATTTCAGTTTAAATTTATGCTGTAAGTTATGGGGTGACAATGACATTGATTTCTTATACAGTGAACCAACTGACGGATCAGGGGGTATTCTGATGATTTGGCACAAATTGTTCTTTCAATGTACTAGTAATTTAATCAATAGAAGGTTCATAGTGCTTTCTGGGTTTTCTAAGGAGAAAAATATCCCTGTTGTGATTGTAAATGTGTATTCTTCTTGTATTCTACAAGAGAAAAAGCAAATGTGGACAGAGTTATTGGAGATTAGGCAAAGGGAACCTTGTAGCTCTTGGTGCTTATTGGGGGACTTCAACTCCATAAGAAATGAAAGGGAACGAAGGGGGGTTAGTAGAGTAAGTGGTAATAAGAGAGAAATGCAAGGTTTTAATAACTTCATTGACAATATGGAGATGGTGGATATACCATACATTGGAAGAAAATACACTTGGTATAGACCTAACGGCAAAGCAAAGAGTAGGCTTGATAGGTTTTTGGTGTCTTTTGATTGGTTACAATATTGGACAGGTTGCAAGCAATATGTTACAGATAGACAAGTATCTGATCACTGTGCGCTAGTGCTAAAGTCAAATGTGGCAGATTGGGGACCAAAACCTTTTAGGTTTCTTGACATTTGGCAGGATGATAAAGAGTTTGGTAATTTTGTCAAAAGCAAGTGGGAAAGTTATTTGGTTCAAGGTAACGAAATCTTGGTGCTAAAAGAGAAACTGAAAATGCTAAAGAGCGACCTGAAAGGTTGGAATAAAGATGTTTTTGGGCACACTGATAAGTTAAAATTGGAGATCTTGAGGAAAATACAAGAGTTGGATTCGAGAGATGATGAAGGCAGTTTGGATGAAAACAAGATCATAGAAAGAAGAGAACTCCTGAGTCAATTACAGGACATTAATGAGAGAAACGAATCTCTATTACAACAAAAGTCAAGAACATTGTGGATTAAATAG